In one window of Helianthus annuus cultivar XRQ/B chromosome 17, HanXRQr2.0-SUNRISE, whole genome shotgun sequence DNA:
- the LOC110921505 gene encoding protein FLX-like 3 — translation MSGRNRMPRGVRDAPPPVVVLRGPPHPAVLEEELELQHHDIQRIRAENGHVVEENVVLQRELTAVKDEIHRLGQIIPKLHAERDARARDLIDRGRKLEAELRDTEPLRADVSHLRNEAQKLNSLRQELSNQVQTLTNDFSRLRAENEQVAAIKTDIDGMRKDVVEMRSDYEMLKKTNEEHLIQKEAMEKNLISMAREIEKLRGEQMRARGLGGGGYGMLSGSPDMRYPGGGYGDVYGGGWGSYDQRGPPHP, via the exons ATGTCGGGAAGGAATCGTATGCCACGAGGGGTCCGTGACGCGCCACCGCCTGTGGTGGTGCTCCGGGGCCCACCTCACCCTGCGGTTCTTGAAGAGGAACTTGAGCTCCAGCATCATGATATACAACGGATCAGGGCGGAAAATGGACATGTGGTTGAAGAAAATGTGGTTCTTCAGAGGGAGTTGACTGCGGTCAAAGACGAAATTCATAGGTTAGGTCAGATCATTCCGAAACTGCACGCTGAAAGAGATGCACGCGCGCGTGATTTGATTGATAGAGGAAGGAAGCTCGAGGCGGAGCTTCGTGATACCGAGCCTTTGAGGGCGGATGTTAGTCATTTGAGAAATGAGGCGCAGAAGTTGAATTCGTTAAGGCAAGAGTTGTCGAATCAGGTTCAGACTCTTACTAACGATTTTAGCAGATTGAGAGCGGAGAATGAACAGGTGGCGGCTATTAAGACCGATATTGATGGGATGCGTAAAGATGTTGTGGAAATGAG GAGTGATTATGAAATGTTGAAGAAAACGAACGAGGAGCATTTGATTCAAAAGGAAGCAATGGAGAAAAATCTCATCTCAATGGCGCGTGAAATTGAAAAGCTTCGAGGGGAGCAGATGAGAGCACGTGGACTAG GTGGTGGAGGATATGGAATGTTGAGTGGAAGCCCTGATATGAGGTATCCAGGTGGCGGATACGGTGATGTGTATGGTGGCGGTTGGGGATCTTATGACCAACGAGGACCACCACATCCTTGA
- the LOC110924314 gene encoding ethylene-responsive transcription factor ERF117, with protein sequence MTDHRVSKRFRSSTSKTELTGKNLRKIRVFCSDPEATDSSSDESDHRSSTRRIVCEILIDQNQNENSNSNSPKDSLGQTERKKLAGVRLRKWGKWASEIRDPFSRKRIWLGTFNTAEEASKAYMDKKQEFLARKSDPNRPGVDGSAPVHWKKSKLKSESWCKSVYATVTKPKTEVNCDDCDSDPEEEALKALESMKLAFGSGYGGRVGASSGETGNSTEDSKEEEKKPPWMGLGIDMLVIDNHGKLFGQFSRLDDDLKIC encoded by the coding sequence ATGACAGACCACCGTGTAAGCAAGCGATTCCGATCCTCCACCTCCAAAACCGAACTCACCGGCAAAAACCTCCGCAAAATCCGCGTCTTCTGCTCCGATCCCGAAGCCACCGACTCATCCTCCGACGAATCCGATCACCGATCCTCCACTCGCCGTATCGTTTGCGAGATTCTCATCGACCAGAATCAGAATGAGAATTCGAATTCCAATTCACCGAAGGATTCGTTAGGGCAAACGGAGAGGAAGAAATTGGCGGGAGTTAGGTTAAGAAAATGGGGGAAATGGGCGTCGGAGATCCGTGACCCGTTTAGCAGAAAACGGATATGGTTAGGAACGTTTAATACCGCGGAGGAAGCTTCTAAAGCGTATATGGATAAGAAGCAGGAGTTTTTAGCGAGAAAAtccgacccgaaccgacccggAGTTGATGGTTCAGCGCCTGTGCATTGGAAGAAATCGAAACTGAAGTCGGAATCGTGGTGTAAATCGGTATACGCTACGGTAACGAAACCAAAAACTGAGGTTAATTGTGATGATTGTGATAGTGATCCGGAAGAAGAGGCTTTGAAGGCTCTTGAGTCGATGAAGCTGGCATTCGGGTCCGGGTATGGGGGTCGGGTTGGGGCGAGTAGTGGTGAAACGGGTAATTCGACAGAGGATTCGAAAGAAGAGGAAAAGAAGCCACCTTGGATGGGTTTGGGGATTGATATGCTTGTGATAGATAACCATGGGAAACTGTTTGGCCAGTTTAGTAGGCTGGATGATGACCTTAAGATTTGTTGA
- the LOC110920834 gene encoding tetraketide alpha-pyrone reductase 2 translates to MPEYCVTGGTGFIAAYIIKSLLEQGHTVRTTVRDPENVKKVGYLLEMKGAHERLKLMKADLMVDGSFDQAVDGVDGVFHTASPVIVPYDKNLQETLINPCIKGTMNVLKSCKKAKSVKRVVLTSSCSSIRYRYDVQQIDPLNESHWSDTEYCKQYNLWYAYAKTVAEKEAWSVANESGINLVVVNPSYVVGPLLAPQPTSTIQKILEYVNGSVEEYPNMAVGFVHIEDVVAAHILAMEKKEAAGRLICSSTVAHWSDVIQMLKSKYPSYPIVDKCSSRIGDNNTHNMDSSKILQLGLPPLKTLEKMFDDCIKSFQEKGFL, encoded by the exons ATGCCAGAGTATTGTGTGACGGGTGGTACCGGCTTCATAGCAGCTTACATCATCAAATCATTGCTCGAACAAGGTCATACTGTTCGAACCACCGTCAGGGATCCAG AAAATGTCAAAAAAGTAGGGTACCTGCTGGAGATGAAAGGCGCTCACGAAAGACTAAAGCTTATGAAGGCTGATCTCATGGTTGACGGAAGTTTTGACCAGGCCGTAGACGGCGTTGACGGGGTTTTCCATACTGCTTCTCCTGTGATCGTTCCATACGACAAGAATCTCCAG GAAACACTAATTAATCCATGCATAAAGGGAACCATGAATGTGCTGAAATCATGCAAGAAAGCTAAGAGTGTAAAAAGGGTAGTGCTGACCTCATCCTGCTCTTCGATTAGATACCGTTACGACGTCCAGCAAATTGATCCTCTTAACGAATCACACTGGAGCGATACCGAATACTGCAAACAGTACAAT CTTTGGTACGCATATGCAAAGACAGTAGCAGAGAAAGAGGCATGGAGCGTAGCAAACGAGAGTGGGATTAATCTTGTTGTCGTAAACCCGTCGTACGTGGTGGGCCCATTGCTTGCACCACAACCAACGAGTACAATTCAAAAGATACTTGAATATGTTAACGGGTCAGTAGAAGAATACCCAAACATGGCAGTAGGATTTGTGCACATAGAAGATGTGGTGGCGGCTCATATTTTAGCAATGGAGAAAAAAGAGGCTGCGGGCAGACTCATTTGTTCAAGCACAGTGGCTCACTGGTCTGACGTCATTCAAATGCTCAAATCGAAATACCCATCTTATCCTATTGTAGACAA GTGTAGCAGCCGAATCGGAGATAACAACACGCATAACATGGATAGCAGTAAGATATTACAACTGGGATTGCCTCCACTGAAAACACTCGAGAAAATGTTTGATGACTGCATCAAAAGTTTCCAAGAGAAGGGATTTCTGTGA